The DNA segment GCGCGATGCCCGTCTCCTCGCGCACCCGGGCGATGAACTCGGCGCCGTTCCCGGCGCGGCGGCAGGCTTCGGTCGCGACCGAGCGCGCGAGGTGGACGTTGCGGCGCTTGAGCTTGTCGGCGCAGATGTGCAGCGCGGCGAGCGCGCGGTCCATCGCTTCGTCAGACAGGCGTCCGGTCGCGGCCAGCCCTTCGCCCAGGCGCACGACGCGGCTGAAGGCATCGATGACGGTGAAATGCTCGCCCGATGGCCGGGCGATAAGCAGCCGGCAGTTGTTGGTCCCGAGATCGAGCGCGGCGAAGGCCTGGCGGCGGGTGTGGGCCTCCGTTGCTGCCGGCAGGGCCGCCTCCGCCGGTCGCGCCGGGGCCGGGGCAGGAGGGGGCTGGCGATAGCGGAAATCGGCAACAGGCTTGTGCGCGAAGCCGCGCGCGGGGCCGTTCCCCGCCGCATCGGTCCTGCCGGACGTCCCACCGGAACCCGGCGGAGCTTGTCCCGCCATAAGTCTCGCGCTTTCTTCTCCTCCCACGCCGCTCGCCACAGCGGCCATGGGGACTTGGCCGGGATGCTAGGGCGGTTGCGCGGCGCGGGCAAGGGGTCGCCAGGGGAAGAAAGTTGCGGGGCGGCGGCGCGGTTGACCTCGCCCCAAGCGGGTCCTATCTGCCCGCCTCGCCGTGGCCCTTCGGGCCCAAACCGCGCGCCGATGCCCCGTCGTCTAAAGGTAAGACTACGGACTCTGACTCCGTCAATCGAGGTTCGAATCCTCGCGGGGCATCCAGCGTTTTATTTGTCTCGCAAGCAACGCTTCAGAAGCTGATCGTGACCGTCACCGTGTCCTCATAGGCGCTGGCGATCGAGCGTCTGCCGTCGGCGCGGCCATAGGCGATCAGTGTCACCTTCCCATCTGCCGGCGCGATCGTCGTGATCCCGGTGGCCGCCGTCGCACCCCAACGCTGCGTGCGCGCGGCATTGCGGAAGATTTCGTAATCGATGAACTGGCGGTTCCCGTTCCCGGCGGGGTTGGCCATGCGACGGCTGCCGGCGCGGAAATGCAACCCGTTGTCCATTGTCACGGTGAATGTGGTGCCCGGCGTGCAATCGACGATCAGGGCGGACTGCGCGGTTCCGGTCGGGTTGACGATGCTGACCGTGCCGAACATCATCGGCAGCGCCCCAAGATTGCAGCTGCGGACAACCTGGGCGTTCAGCACCATGGTGTTTCTTGCCGCCGCGGGCACGGCCGGAAGCGCCGCCAGCAGCGCCGCCCCGGGTATCAGCAATCGCCGTAATGCACCCACCGGTCGGAACACGCCTTATTCAACCCGCTTGCCCTAAACGCAGAGCATTGCCGATCGCTTAAGGTCTTGCCCCCTGTTCCTCAACAGGCCGCTTGCTTGTGGC comes from the Qipengyuania sediminis genome and includes:
- a CDS encoding spore coat U domain-containing protein codes for the protein MGALRRLLIPGAALLAALPAVPAAARNTMVLNAQVVRSCNLGALPMMFGTVSIVNPTGTAQSALIVDCTPGTTFTVTMDNGLHFRAGSRRMANPAGNGNRQFIDYEIFRNAARTQRWGATAATGITTIAPADGKVTLIAYGRADGRRSIASAYEDTVTVTISF